In Anolis carolinensis isolate JA03-04 unplaced genomic scaffold, rAnoCar3.1.pri scaffold_14, whole genome shotgun sequence, the following proteins share a genomic window:
- the li-ac-28 gene encoding scale keratin, with amino-acid sequence MALCDNVCNSSLCGFNPVCVAQTPASEVLIKPAPIAVTIPGPILSASPEPAEVVQYNPCATGYGSCYSPGYSGCYSPGYGCNYGSGYGRKNCYGSSYPCSYPGYTRRCSYSSCGPC; translated from the coding sequence ATGGCCCTTTGTGACAACGTCTGCAACTCTTCCCTCTGTGGGTTCAACCCGGTTTGTGTTGCACAAACTCCAGCTTCCGAAGTGCTGATAAAGCCTGCTCCAATTGCCGTGACCATCCCTGGACCCATTCTGTCTGCTAGTCCTGAGCCTGCTGAGGTGGTCCAGTACAATCCATGTGCTACCGGCTACGGGAGCTGCTATTCTCCGGGTTATAGTGGCTGTTATTCTCCAGGTTACGGATGTAACTATGGATCTGGATATGGGCGAAAAAACTGCTATGGGTCTTCCTATCCTTGTTCCTACCCTGGATATACCCGAAGGTGCAGCTACAGCAGCTGTGGACCATGCTAA